In Melospiza georgiana isolate bMelGeo1 chromosome 8, bMelGeo1.pri, whole genome shotgun sequence, one genomic interval encodes:
- the FUT11 gene encoding alpha-(1,3)-fucosyltransferase 11: MGGAGPGWGSAGLWVTLGLAWSAAVALAAEEPAEPCGADGWAQDAVPPGAAFVAAASYRGPGNNDTRSNKALPILLWWSGSLFPHFPGDTERIDCPRGSCLVTRSRRVARHRRTKALIFYGTDFRAYEAPLPRLPHQTWALFHEESPMNNYVLSHSPGIRLFNYTATFRRESDYPLTLQWLPGTAYLRAPAVPLAEKDAWRRKGYGPVLYMQSHCDVPSDRDRYVRELMKYIQVDSYGKCLHNRELPSERLRDTSTATTEDSEFMTFIARYKFHLALENAICDDYMTEKLWRPMHLGAVPVYRGSPAVRDWMPNNLSIILIDDFDSPQELAKYLDFLDKNGEEYLKYLEYKNDGGIKNQFLLESLEKREWGVNDMTLPNYLNGFECFICDKENTRVKEEQEHKKSHGKIPAPRPHIAQFKHMGCPMPTPGFGSVEDLSGGDSWKEMWLQDYWQSLDQGEALTAMIHRNESHQGRFWDYMHEIFLKRTRQH, encoded by the exons ATGGGGGGCGCCGGGCCGGGGTGGGGGTCCGCGGGGCTGTGGGTGACGCTGGGGCTGGCCTGGAGCGCGGCAGTGGCTCTGGCCGCGGAGGAGCCGGCCGAGCCGTGCGGGGCGGACGGGTGGGCGCAGGACGCCGTCCCGCCGGGGGCGGCCTTCGTCGCCGCCGCGTCGTACCGCGGGCCCGGCAACAACGACACGCGGAGCAACAAGGCGCTGCCCATCCTGCTGTGGTGGAGCGGGAGCCTCTTCCCCCACTTCCCCGGCGACACGGAGCGTATCGACTGCCCCCGCGGCTCCTGCCTCGTCACCCGCAGCCGGCGGGTGGCCCGGCACCGCCGCACCAAGGCGCTCATCTTCTACGGCACCGACTTCAGGGCGTACGAGGCGCCGCTGCCCCGCCTGCCCCACCAGACCTGGGCGCTCTTCCACGAGGAGTCGCCCATGAACAACTACGTGCTCTCGCACTCGCCCGGCATCCGGCTCTTCAACTACACAGCCACCTTCCGCCGGGAGTCCGACTACCCGCTCACGCTGCAGTGGCTGCCCGGCACCGCGTACCTGCGGGCCCCGGCCGTGCCCCTGGCCGAGAAGGACGCGTGGCGGCGGAAGGGCTACGGCCCCGTGCTGTACATGCAGTCCCACTGCGATGTGCCCTCCGACCGGGACCGCTACGTGCGGGAGCTCATGAAGTACATCCAG GTTGACTCCTATGGTAAATGCCTGCATAACCGTGAGCTCCCCAGTGAGCGACTGAGAGACACTTCTACAGCCACTACAGAAGATTCTGAATTTATGACTTTTATTGCCAGGTACAAGTTCCATCTGGCCTTGGAGAATGCCATATGTGATGACTACAtgacagagaagctgtggcgTCCCATGCATTTGGGTGCTGTCCCAGTGTATCGAGGCTCCCCAGCTGTGCGGGACTGGATGCCAAACAACCTCTCCATCATTCTTATAGATGATTTTGACAGCCCCCAAGAGCTGGCAAAGTATCTGGATTTCCTGGACAAGAATGGAGAGGAATATTTGAAGTATTTAGAGTATAAAAATGATGGTGGAATCAAAAACCAGTTCTTGCTAGAGAGCTTGGAGAAGCGGGAGTGGGGTGTAAATGACATGACTCTGCCCAATTACCTGAATGGCTTCGAGTGTTTCATCTGTGACAAGGAGAACACCCGGGTCAAAGAGGAGCAGGAACACAAGAAGTCTCATGGAAAAATTCCAGCTCCCAGACCTCATATAGCTCAGTTCAAGCACATGGGATGTCCTATGCCAACCCCTGGGTTTGGAAGTGTTGAAGACCTCTCTGGTGGAGACAG TTGGAAAGAAATGTGGCTGCAGGATTATTGGCAAAGCCTTGATCAGGGTGAGGCCCTCACTGCTATGATTCATCGCAATGAGTCTCATCAGGGAAGATTTTGGGACTACATGCATGAGATTTTTCTGAAGAGGACAAGGCAACACTGA
- the CHCHD1 gene encoding small ribosomal subunit protein mS37 produces the protein MAAPAYPAWVTRWVSGQWRNKKRPPTLRPPRTLALADKVANRREQSTEATCITEMSVMMACWKQNDFNDAPCAEEIRTFYDCVAKAEKERRNQSEDILSPRGNLPSSKVNKLLKRFPQITHYV, from the exons ATGGCGGCGCCCGCCTACCCTGCTTGGGTGACGCGCTGGGTGTCGGGGCAGTGGCGGAACAAGAAGCGGCCCCCGACGCTCCGCCCGCCCCGGACACTGGCGCTGGCCGACAAGGTGGCGAACCGACGGGAGCAGTCGACAG AGGCGACGTGCATTACGGAGATGTCAGTAATGATGGCGTGCTGGAAACAAAATGACTTCAACGACGCACCTTGTGCCGAGGAGATCAGGACGTTCTATGACTGCGTGGCCAAGGCAGAA aaaGAGCGCAGGAATCAAAGTGAGGACATCCTGTCACCCAGGGGAAATTTGCCTTCAAGCAAAGTGAACAAGCTCCTGAAGAGGTTTCCTCAGATCACACATTATGTATAA